A segment of the bacterium genome:
GGCGGCCTCGTCGGTGGAGCCGTTGTCCACGACGATGACCTCGAACTCGCGCCAGGTCTGCTCGGCCAGCGACCGGAGGCAGTCGGGCAAGTACCGGTCTGCACTGCACGTCGGGATCACGACGCTGATCAGCGGCCGGGTGACCGCGGGACGCTCACTCACGGTAGCCCACCCGCGCCACAGGCCCTGGGGGTACGGGGCGTCTGCAGGCCCATCGGCACGACCTGTGGCATCTCGGCCTCCTGCACGTGCCAAAGCACGCTCCGGCCACCGCGGTGGCCGGACCGGAGCATAGAATCAGGCGGTGGCGTCACTATGCCAGAGCCTTTCGGTACACGTCAAGGGTCTGGCAGGCGGTGCGCTCCCAGGTGAACTCCGCCGCTCGCGCTCGCCCGCGCCGGCGCAGTTCGTCAGCCAGCGCCGGGTCGCTCGCCACCCGCAACAGCGCGTCCGCAACGGCCTCGGGGTCTGTGGGATCAACCAGCAGTGCAGCATCCCCGGCGACCTCCGGTAGTGAGGTCGCGTTCGCGGCCACGACCGGGCAGCCGGCGGCGAACGCCTCGAGCACCGGCAGGCCGAAGCCCTCGGCCCTGGAGATGAACGCCAAACAGCCGGCCCCCTGCACCAGTGCCGCCAGATCATCGCCCGGGGCGTAGGTCGTGATCCGCACGACGCCGGGCCGGGGCCGGGCCAGCAGCTCCTCGAACTCCGGCGTATGCCCGACGCGACGGCCCACGATGTGCAGGTCCCAGTCCACCAGCCGGCGTTCGCACAGCAGGTCGTAGGCCTGGAGGAGAGTGGTCAGGTTCTTGCGTGGCTCGATGGTGCTGACGGTCAGGAAGTAGGGTCGGTCGGCTGCGTAGCGGCGTCCCACCGCCGCCGCTTGCTCGGGCGGGATGCTGCGAGCGAAGGCCTCGGCGCATACCCCCAACGGCACAGCGGTGACCCGCTCGGGCGCCAGCCTGCACAAGTCCAGCACGTCGGCGCGGACCGCCTCCGAGTCGACGATGACCTGGGCTGCCCGCGGCGCCAGAGCAGCGACGGAGCGGTGTATCGCGCGCACCATCGGGGGCACCCAGTCGGGATGCCGCAGGCCGATCAGATCGTGTATCGTCAGGACGCTCGGCGGCCGCTGCGTCAGCGGAAAAGGCCACTGCGGGGCATGGAACAGGTCCACGTCGCGGGGGAAGAGCGACAGGCACCGCAGACATCGCTGCCAGTGGGGCCACAGTGGGGGGCCCAGACGATCGTACAGCAGCTTCCCGGGTAGCTTGGCCGCATGGACCGGCAAGTCCAGGCCCAGGGCGGACAACTGCGCGGTGACATCCTGGCTCAGTTGCTCGCGATGCCAGCCGGCCACCCACGCCGTGACCTCCACCCCCAGGGCCGGCAGGGCGCGCATCAGCTCCGACGCGTAGCGGTTGATGCCTCCGCCGCCCGCAATGAGCGCGCGGGCGTCCACGGCTACCCTCATGCTGGTCTCCTTCATGTGCCGGGGACGGCGCGGCGGCTGGCAGTGGCACTGGCGTGCCCCGGGGCGAGAGGGGTCAGGACTGCGCCAGCCACTCGCGATAGAACGGATGCAGCTTGTCGTCGGCGGAGATCTCGGTTTCCCAGATGGTCACACCGTCGCTGTCGAGAAGGAAGGGCACCACATCGCCCTGCAGGGACTTGAGGACCTCGGAGACTCTGCCCTTCTGCCCGGCGCCGCAGACGACCAGCAGGTAGCCGCCGCCGCCGGCGCCCAGAAGCTTGCCCCCCAGCGCCCCCGCCTCCAGCGCCGCCTGCAGCATGTCCTCCACCTGTGGTACCACCGCCGCCGGGTTGGTCGCCACCTTCAGCTCCCCGGCGCGCACCAGGTCCTGCGCGAAGGCCTGGAGGTCCTCGCGACAGAGGTGGTCGCGCATCGCGTAGGCCAGGTCGCGCAGGTCCGCCATGGCCTGCACGGTCTCCACGCGGCCCTCGCCGAACAGGCGCACCTGCTCATTGACCGGATCGTGCGGCGAGCGCTCCGCGGGGGTGTGGCACAGCAGGAAGCGATGCTCGATCTCCCACAGCAGCTCCGGGCGCAGCCGTAGCGGCATGACCGTCACCCGGTCGGGACCGAACTCCATGAAGTTCAGGCCGCCGAAGGCCGAGGCGTACTCATCCTGGCGCCCCACGCGCTCGCCCAGCAACTCGCGGTTGGCCTGGAAGCCCGCTTCGGCGATCTCGTACGGACTCAGCGCGCGTCCCGCGTGCCGGGCCAGCAGCGCCGTCGCCAGCACCGCCAGCGCCCCCGACGCCCCCAGGCCCGAGCCGACCGGGGCGTCACTTTCCACGAACAGGTCGAAGCCCTGGTCGGGCGCAAACCGCTGCAGCACGGCGTCGAACAGGCGCAGTTGCGACTGCTGGTCCAGGAGCGGGGCCGACAGGTCGTAGTGGGCGATGATGTCGTAGTCCACCGAGCAGATGCGGACCTTCTGGTCTGTGCGCGGCAGGAGGGTAGCGTGCACGTAGAAGGCGATAGTGGTGTTGAGCACGGCCCCGTTCTGGCGGTCGGATACGACCGGCAGATCGCTGCCCCCGCCGCCGAAGCTGACGCGGTAGGGCGCGCGCCCCCGCAGGGCCGGCCGGGTCAGCAGTCCATTCATGCCACGCCTCGTGCAGTCACCCACGTCCTCCTCACTTCACCTTGAACACGATGTAACCATAGCCGTCCGCGACCGAGATGGCAAGGCCCCCGGCCGACACGGTCCCGGCCGTGTGCAGCGTCACCGACGGGGTCTGCTCCACCACCGTGAGGGTCTTGCCGGCCCACGCCGGCGGCACGCTCAGCGTCCCGTGGTCCACGCTCTGGCGGAAGTCCGCGCACGCCACGATCTCGTCACCCTCGGGGTGCCACGTGAAGCAGGTCCCCGGCTGGGCGGGGTCGGGCCGGAAGTACTGCCGGTAGGCCACGCACTCAAACTGCGTCCCGGCCTTGACCGGCCGGGCCATCTTCCCATCGCAGGCGGTCGGGTAGGTCTTGCTGGACGTGTAGAGCATCAGGGCCTGGCCGGCGTTCCTCGCCCGCCCGGCGGGCACGGTCATGCCGCTCACGAGCGAGTAGCCCAGCACGAAGCCCACCTCGCTCGCGACCCCGCCGCCGGTCTTGTGGCCGAGGAGCTGGATGAACCGCTCGGGCAGGTTCTGTGGATCCGCGATATTCCCCTTGGCCGCGCTGAACAGCAGCGGCGAGGGGAGCTTGCCCGAGTAGTCCTGCCCGAGGCGGAAGTCATATGCGATGTTGTCCTGCGTGAGGGGCACCGTCTTGGGGATGACATACAGGTGGCTGTCGTAGTTGCCGCCCTGGGTCAGCTTGGCCGCCTGGATGAACCCCATGTAGCCGAGGTTGAAGTCCTGCAGCGCTGTGGCGGAGTAAAGGATCACATTGGACCCATTGGGGTGGAACCGGTAGATGATGTGGTTGCGCACGACGGCGGCCAGGCCCTCGCCAGTGAAGCTGCGAGCCTCGCCGGGGTGGGCCAGGAAATCCTGCACCAGCGCCGCCGGGCTGATGACGTCATAGTCCTCGACCAGGTCGAGAGAGGCGCAGGAGACCGGCGTGTCGTCGGCCAGGGATGTCTTGCCCTCCACCAGCACGTCCTGCCGGCTGAGGCGGCAGGCGGGGATGAGCTGCGC
Coding sequences within it:
- a CDS encoding glycosyltransferase family 4 protein, encoding MRVAVDARALIAGGGGINRYASELMRALPALGVEVTAWVAGWHREQLSQDVTAQLSALGLDLPVHAAKLPGKLLYDRLGPPLWPHWQRCLRCLSLFPRDVDLFHAPQWPFPLTQRPPSVLTIHDLIGLRHPDWVPPMVRAIHRSVAALAPRAAQVIVDSEAVRADVLDLCRLAPERVTAVPLGVCAEAFARSIPPEQAAAVGRRYAADRPYFLTVSTIEPRKNLTTLLQAYDLLCERRLVDWDLHIVGRRVGHTPEFEELLARPRPGVVRITTYAPGDDLAALVQGAGCLAFISRAEGFGLPVLEAFAAGCPVVAANATSLPEVAGDAALLVDPTDPEAVADALLRVASDPALADELRRRGRARAAEFTWERTACQTLDVYRKALA
- a CDS encoding GHMP kinase codes for the protein MNGLLTRPALRGRAPYRVSFGGGGSDLPVVSDRQNGAVLNTTIAFYVHATLLPRTDQKVRICSVDYDIIAHYDLSAPLLDQQSQLRLFDAVLQRFAPDQGFDLFVESDAPVGSGLGASGALAVLATALLARHAGRALSPYEIAEAGFQANRELLGERVGRQDEYASAFGGLNFMEFGPDRVTVMPLRLRPELLWEIEHRFLLCHTPAERSPHDPVNEQVRLFGEGRVETVQAMADLRDLAYAMRDHLCREDLQAFAQDLVRAGELKVATNPAAVVPQVEDMLQAALEAGALGGKLLGAGGGGYLLVVCGAGQKGRVSEVLKSLQGDVVPFLLDSDGVTIWETEISADDKLHPFYREWLAQS